The Henckelia pumila isolate YLH828 chromosome 2, ASM3356847v2, whole genome shotgun sequence genome includes a window with the following:
- the LOC140882082 gene encoding uncharacterized protein, translated as MGGKMLLPSSALLLMAFVSVLLFFISSAAADALGRSLLEVNNAENSNSTTVVLAKERTLRKDPLNDLKYYTGGWNISNDHYIASVLYTGSPLFLVAAIWFVGFGLFLLLVSMYVCCCRRHRYGYSQFAYALSLILLSLFTISAIVGSIVLYTGQGKFHDSTSSTLDYVVGQADSTVNNLKDVSSYLTSAKKVGVDQVSLPQDVQNNIDNVNNLITSAANQLEEATNKNKDDIFHYLDAVGLILIVVAAVMLALALLGFLLSISGLQFLVYILVFVGWILVAITFILCGVFLVLHNMMGDTCVAMNDWVMNPTAHTALDKVIPCVDVNAAQETLSQSKDVTFQVVRLVNGIITNITNARNLPPPSVAPLISYNQSGPFVPLLCNPYNIDKTNRSCAAGEADLSNATQIWRSYVCQVSKNNICTTVGRLTPTLYDQMSSAVNVSYGLHHYGPFLTSLVDCTFVRDTFSAIHDDHCPDLERYSRFVYIGLAMVSAAVMLSLILWVLYARERRHRKYTKLVDATSGPNSFESKGPQ; from the exons ATGGGAGGAAAAATGCTTCTCCCGTCTTCTGCTCTGCTGCTTATGGCGTTTGTTTCCGTTCTTTTGTTCTTCATCTCGTCAGCTG CGGCAGATGCCCTTGGGAGGTCTCTTCTGGAAGTAAATAATGCTGAGAATTCAAATTCTACCACCGTGGTGTTGGCTAAAGAGAGAACGCTGAGGAAGGATCCACTAAATGATCTCAAGTATTACACTGGGGGATGGAATATCAGCAACGACCATTACATAGCT TCTGTTCTTTATACTGGGTCTCCACTTTTCCTTGTTGCTGCAATCTGGTTTGTTGGATTCGGACTCTTCTTGTTGTTGGTTTCTATGTATGTTTGCTGCTGCAGGCGGCATCGTTATGGCTATTCTCAATTTGCCTATGCTCTGTCACTTATCCTTCTCTCGTTATTCACCATCTCCGCAAT TGTTGGCTCCATTGTTCTCTATACCGGGCAAGGGAAATTTCATGATAGTACAAGCAGTACACTAGACTATGTTGTGGGACAAGCTGATTCCACGGTTAACAATCTCAAAGATGTGTCCAGTTATCTTACGTCCGCCAAGAAAGTTGGTGTGGATCAAGTTTCCCTTCCTCAGGACGTGCAAAACAATATTGACAATGTCAACAACTTGATCACCTCTGCTGCCAACCAACTCGAAGAGGCAACAAACAAGAATAAAGATGATATTTTCCACTATTTGGATGCTGT AGGTCTAATTCTCATTGTCGTAGCTGCCGTGATGCTTGCCCTGGCTTTACTTGGTTTCT TGTTATCAATCTCAGGCTTGCAATTTCTCGTGTACAT ATTGGTTTTTGTCGGTTGGATACTCGTGGCTATCACATTCATCTTATGCGGCGTGTTCCTTGTTCTCCACAA TATGATGGGTGATACATGTGTAGCCATGAATGACTGGGTTATGAACCCAACTGCTCACACAGCATTGGATAAAGTTATCCCATGTGTGGATGTCAATGCAGCTCAAGAAACTTTGTCTCAAAGCAAAGATGTGACCTTCCAAGTCGTTCGGCTGGTAAATGGGATAATCACTAACATCACCAATGCTCGAAATCTACCACCTCCCAGTGTTGCACCCCTGATATCTTACAATCAATCTGGCCCTTTCGTGCCTCTCCTTTGCAATCCATATAATATCGACAAAACAAATCGTAGCTGTGCAGCAGGAGAAGCTGATTTGAGTAACGCTACTCAG ATTTGGAGGTCTTATGTGTGCCAAGTTTCCAAGAACAACATTTGCACCACCGTGGGTCGTTTAACACCAACCTTGTATGATCAAATGAGCAGCGCAGTCAATGTGAGCTATGGTTTGCACCACTACGGCCCGTTTCTCACCAGCTTAGTTGACTGCACTTTTGTTCGAGACACATTCAGTGCCATACATGATGACCACTGTCCAGATTTAGAACGATATAGCCGCTTCGTTTATATTGGATTAGCAATGG